A portion of the Brevundimonas pondensis genome contains these proteins:
- a CDS encoding peptidase, translating into MRTLLMTTVLASALAVAGAASAQSTIRPGQTIQGNFSAKDARMGDGSHYRCYVVQTNPDEAYTVTLSSSDFDTYLSAGAGADCDDTSVTNDDGPDMGTNSQVRFVSSGGLWIIKANTLSEGETGRYELRVSAGERVRPTTQVLPIAVGESRSGRLEFSDRRADDGSFYDCYALSIARAGSVAVRLDSGDFDAYLGLYEGPQCDGDSLATDDDSGGGTSAQIVQTLRPGTYSIRANTLGSSEEGDYTLSVTTRR; encoded by the coding sequence ATGCGCACCCTTCTGATGACCACCGTTTTGGCCTCGGCCCTGGCTGTCGCCGGCGCCGCCTCGGCCCAGAGCACGATCCGCCCCGGCCAGACCATTCAGGGCAATTTCAGCGCCAAGGACGCCCGCATGGGCGACGGCTCGCACTACCGTTGCTATGTCGTCCAGACCAATCCGGACGAGGCCTATACGGTCACGCTCAGCTCGTCGGACTTCGACACCTATCTGTCGGCGGGCGCGGGCGCGGACTGCGACGATACCTCGGTCACCAATGACGACGGTCCCGACATGGGCACTAACTCGCAGGTGCGCTTCGTCTCCAGCGGCGGCCTGTGGATCATCAAGGCCAACACCCTGAGCGAGGGCGAGACCGGCCGCTATGAACTGCGCGTCTCGGCCGGCGAGCGCGTCCGCCCGACGACCCAGGTCCTGCCGATCGCCGTCGGTGAAAGCCGTTCGGGTCGTCTGGAGTTCAGTGACCGTCGCGCCGACGACGGTTCCTTCTATGACTGCTACGCCCTGTCGATCGCGCGCGCGGGCAGCGTCGCTGTCCGTCTCGATTCCGGCGACTTCGACGCCTACCTGGGCCTCTATGAAGGGCCGCAATGCGACGGCGACTCCCTGGCTACCGACGATGACAGCGGCGGCGGCACCAGCGCCCAGATCGTCCAGACCCTGCGTCCGGGGACCTATTCGATCCGCGCAAACACTCTCGGGTCGTCGGAAGAGGGCGACTATACCCTCAGCGTCACCACGCGTCGTTGA
- the fni gene encoding type 2 isopentenyl-diphosphate Delta-isomerase: protein MSDDLILGRKDQHLDVVLSGGGRHTLSSGFEDWRFVHEALPDLDHAKIDLGADFLGRRLQAPMLISAMTGGPARAEAINARLAEAAQHLGIALAVGSQRAAIEGGATGGLDRSLRDRAPDTPILANIGAAQLTRGFGVEQAKRALDMIGADALVVHLNPLQEACQPEGDRDWWGVGAALQALIRELDAPVIVKETGAGISAVTAQRLIAMGAAGIDVAGAGGANWGLIEGERATDAADKAHAVAFAAWGIPSARAIAEARNALPEALIIGSGGVRDGVDVAKAVRLGADVVGMASGVIQAATESTEAVVARFQTVIRQLRTVCFCTNAASVAALKRVPLLSVK, encoded by the coding sequence ATGAGCGACGACCTGATCCTCGGCCGCAAGGATCAGCACCTCGACGTGGTGCTGTCCGGCGGCGGGCGGCACACCCTGTCTTCGGGTTTTGAGGACTGGCGCTTTGTCCACGAGGCCCTGCCGGATCTGGACCACGCCAAGATCGACCTCGGCGCCGATTTCCTCGGTCGGCGTCTGCAGGCGCCCATGCTGATCAGCGCCATGACCGGGGGGCCTGCCAGGGCCGAGGCCATCAACGCCCGTCTGGCCGAGGCCGCTCAGCATCTGGGCATCGCCCTGGCGGTGGGTTCGCAGCGCGCCGCCATTGAGGGCGGGGCGACCGGCGGTCTGGATCGCTCCCTGCGCGATCGCGCGCCCGACACGCCCATCCTGGCCAATATCGGCGCGGCTCAGCTGACGCGCGGTTTTGGCGTTGAGCAGGCCAAACGGGCGCTGGACATGATCGGGGCCGACGCTCTCGTCGTGCACCTGAACCCCCTGCAGGAAGCCTGTCAGCCGGAGGGCGACCGTGACTGGTGGGGCGTCGGCGCGGCGCTTCAGGCCCTGATCCGCGAACTGGACGCGCCGGTGATTGTCAAGGAAACGGGGGCGGGCATATCCGCCGTCACCGCCCAGCGCCTGATCGCCATGGGCGCGGCGGGGATCGACGTGGCCGGGGCCGGCGGCGCCAACTGGGGCCTGATCGAGGGCGAGCGCGCGACCGATGCGGCGGACAAGGCTCACGCCGTCGCCTTCGCCGCCTGGGGCATCCCCAGCGCCCGCGCCATCGCCGAGGCCCGCAACGCCTTGCCGGAAGCCCTGATCATCGGCTCCGGCGGCGTCCGCGACGGCGTCGATGTCGCCAAGGCCGTCCGCCTGGGCGCCGATGTGGTCGGCATGGCTTCCGGCGTCATTCAGGCCGCGACGGAATCCACCGAGGCGGTGGTCGCCCGGTTCCAGACCGTGATCCGGCAACTGCGGACCGTCTGTTTTTGCACCAACGCCGCCAGCGTAGCGGCCCTGAAACGCGTACCCTTGCTAAGTGTAAAATAA
- a CDS encoding PPC domain-containing protein yields MRHSQFAALFGAVSAIALLSSGSVIAQTATDIRIGAEVRGQLEEGDARTRGNDAYRYDDYRVQLRAGQRLQAEMRSSDFDAYLEVYAEGRTSGDSLASDDDGAGSGTNARLRFTPESDGVYIVRARPFSGLETGAYTLALSERVVPRQPRPGRISIGDHANGRLTSSDAEDEDGKTFDAYAFRAGAGDRVAVLLESDDFDPLVRIGRMINGAFVQSAQNDDGAGKGLNSYLVFTAPQAGEYVIQTTSVSGDSEGDYRLTLEQGPPAPEARGIAVGEEVSGRLNEDSPKSDSGAPADLYRFTGRAGQRVAISLKADDFDSYLELFDANHNSLATDDDSGGELNARLTFVLPEDGDYLIEARGFSDATGSYDLKLEEVAPPPPPTALSFGQTVQGDLKEGGATDDQGRLFDGYAFTGAEGQRVQAVMRSGDFDALLQIGKAGEEFEELASDDDGLRQGTDARLTFTLPEDGDYILRALPYSSSGKGLYSLEFSDRGPEPGPGSLLVGSTARGSLSEADAMTDEGVSFDAYTFKAKADEKLRFTLISPAFDAVVEVGEDKDGDFRSLAEDDDSLSDTHARLDWTAPRDGTYVVRARSFAAASTGDYVLTVERQP; encoded by the coding sequence ATGCGTCATTCTCAGTTCGCGGCCCTGTTCGGGGCGGTCAGCGCCATCGCCCTGTTGTCGTCCGGCTCCGTTATCGCCCAGACCGCGACCGACATCCGCATCGGCGCCGAGGTTCGCGGACAACTGGAGGAAGGCGACGCCCGCACGCGCGGCAATGATGCCTATCGGTATGACGACTACCGCGTGCAGTTGCGCGCCGGGCAGAGATTGCAGGCTGAAATGCGCAGCAGCGACTTTGACGCCTATCTGGAAGTCTACGCCGAGGGCCGGACTTCGGGCGATTCTCTGGCTTCGGACGACGACGGCGCCGGCAGCGGCACCAACGCCCGCCTGCGCTTCACGCCCGAAAGCGACGGTGTCTATATCGTGCGGGCTCGACCCTTCTCAGGTCTGGAGACCGGCGCCTACACCCTCGCGCTCAGTGAACGGGTGGTTCCGCGTCAGCCCCGTCCGGGCCGTATCTCGATAGGCGACCATGCCAATGGCCGCCTGACCAGCAGCGACGCCGAAGACGAGGACGGCAAGACCTTTGACGCCTACGCTTTCCGGGCGGGCGCCGGGGATCGTGTGGCGGTTCTGCTGGAATCCGACGACTTCGACCCTCTGGTTCGTATTGGCCGCATGATCAACGGCGCCTTCGTGCAGTCGGCCCAGAATGACGACGGCGCGGGCAAGGGGCTGAATTCCTATTTGGTTTTCACCGCGCCTCAGGCCGGCGAGTACGTCATCCAGACGACTTCGGTCAGCGGTGACAGCGAGGGCGACTACCGCCTGACGCTGGAGCAGGGGCCCCCCGCGCCTGAGGCGCGCGGCATCGCCGTCGGCGAGGAAGTCAGCGGCCGGCTGAATGAGGACAGCCCCAAGAGCGATTCCGGCGCCCCCGCCGACCTCTATCGCTTCACCGGCCGCGCCGGGCAGCGCGTGGCCATCAGCCTGAAGGCCGATGATTTCGACAGCTACCTCGAATTGTTCGACGCCAACCACAACAGCCTGGCCACCGACGACGACAGCGGCGGCGAGCTGAACGCCCGCCTGACCTTCGTCCTGCCCGAGGACGGCGACTATCTGATCGAGGCGCGCGGTTTCTCGGACGCCACGGGCAGCTATGACCTGAAGCTGGAAGAGGTGGCCCCGCCGCCACCGCCGACAGCGCTCAGCTTTGGCCAGACGGTTCAGGGCGACCTGAAGGAAGGCGGCGCGACCGACGATCAGGGGCGTTTGTTCGACGGCTACGCCTTCACCGGAGCCGAAGGTCAGCGCGTCCAGGCCGTCATGCGCTCGGGCGACTTCGACGCCCTGCTGCAGATCGGAAAGGCGGGCGAGGAGTTCGAGGAACTGGCCAGTGACGATGACGGCCTGCGTCAGGGCACCGACGCTCGCCTGACCTTCACCCTGCCGGAAGACGGCGACTACATCCTTCGCGCTCTGCCCTATTCCAGCAGCGGCAAGGGTCTGTATTCGCTGGAATTCTCTGATCGCGGTCCCGAGCCCGGTCCCGGCAGTCTGCTGGTCGGCTCGACCGCGCGCGGCAGCCTGTCGGAAGCCGACGCCATGACCGACGAGGGCGTCTCGTTCGACGCCTACACCTTCAAGGCCAAGGCCGACGAGAAGCTGCGCTTCACCCTGATCTCCCCGGCCTTCGACGCGGTGGTCGAGGTGGGCGAGGACAAGGACGGCGACTTCCGCAGCCTGGCCGAGGATGACGACAGCCTGTCGGACACCCACGCCCGTCTGGACTGGACCGCGCCGCGCGACGGGACCTATGTCGTGCGCGCCCGCAGCTTCGCTGCGGCCTCGACTGGCGACTATGTCCTGACGGTCGAGCGTCAGCCCTGA
- the folD gene encoding bifunctional methylenetetrahydrofolate dehydrogenase/methenyltetrahydrofolate cyclohydrolase FolD, with the protein MADEPARASLIDGKAFSQTLVERVAAAAARLEAAHGVKPGLAVVIVGEDPASQLYVRNKGETTLKAGMRSDTHRLPDTTTQEELLALIAALNADAGIHGILVQLPLPKAIDSAAVLDAIDPDKDVDGFHVVNVGRLAVGLPGMVPCTPLGSLMMLKDQLGDLSGLNAVIVGRSNIVGKPMAQLLLGESCTVTIAHSRTRDLPALCRTADILVAAVGRPEMIKGDWIKPGATVIDVGINRVPSRDPVKAAEGKTRVVGDVDFNEAVEVAGRITPVPGGVGPMTIACLLANTYTAACRGAGVTPDDLNS; encoded by the coding sequence ATGGCTGACGAACCCGCACGCGCCTCGCTCATCGACGGCAAGGCCTTCTCGCAGACCCTGGTCGAGCGCGTCGCCGCCGCCGCCGCGCGACTGGAAGCGGCCCACGGCGTCAAGCCCGGTCTGGCCGTGGTCATTGTCGGTGAAGACCCCGCCAGCCAGCTCTATGTCCGCAACAAGGGCGAGACGACGCTGAAGGCCGGAATGCGGTCGGACACCCACCGCCTGCCCGACACGACCACGCAGGAGGAACTGCTGGCCCTGATCGCGGCGCTGAACGCCGATGCCGGCATCCACGGCATCCTGGTGCAACTGCCCCTGCCCAAGGCCATCGATTCGGCCGCCGTTCTGGACGCCATTGACCCGGACAAGGATGTGGACGGCTTCCACGTCGTCAACGTCGGGCGTCTGGCGGTCGGCCTGCCGGGCATGGTTCCCTGCACCCCCCTGGGCAGCCTGATGATGCTCAAGGACCAGTTGGGCGACCTGTCGGGCCTGAACGCCGTCATCGTCGGGCGCTCGAACATTGTCGGCAAGCCGATGGCGCAACTGCTGCTGGGCGAGAGCTGCACCGTCACCATCGCGCACTCGCGCACCCGCGACCTGCCCGCCCTGTGCCGCACCGCCGATATTCTGGTGGCCGCCGTGGGTCGCCCCGAGATGATCAAGGGCGACTGGATCAAGCCGGGCGCCACCGTCATCGACGTCGGCATCAACCGCGTCCCCTCGCGCGATCCGGTCAAGGCCGCTGAGGGCAAGACCCGCGTGGTCGGCGACGTAGACTTCAATGAAGCGGTCGAGGTCGCCGGTCGCATCACCCCCGTCCCCGGCGGCGTCGGTCCCATGACCATCGCCTGCCTGCTGGCCAACACCTACACGGCCGCCTGCCGCGGCGCGGGTGTGACGCCGGATGATCTGAACAGCTAG
- a CDS encoding LemA family protein, which produces MAGLSPRLAAVAAVVVLTPAVAGCGYNTIPTKQERAEAAWADVQSQYQRRADLVPNLVATVQGAAIQERTTLTQVIEARAKATSVNIDASNLDNAAAFQQYQQAQGELSSALSRLLVTVEAYPQLQANQNFLTLQSQLEGTENRIAVARRDYNEAVRDYNTSLRTFPTVIWAKTLHGGSKPMQLFTATAEAQSAPSVNFNLGVPGAQPGGGAPATTPGAAPGSTPPTAAPAPAA; this is translated from the coding sequence ATGGCTGGTTTATCGCCCCGTCTCGCGGCCGTCGCCGCCGTCGTCGTCCTGACCCCCGCCGTGGCGGGTTGCGGCTACAACACCATTCCGACCAAGCAGGAACGGGCCGAGGCGGCCTGGGCCGACGTCCAGAGCCAGTATCAGCGTCGGGCCGACCTGGTGCCGAACCTGGTCGCCACCGTTCAGGGCGCGGCCATTCAGGAGCGCACCACCCTGACCCAGGTGATCGAGGCCCGCGCCAAGGCCACCAGCGTCAATATCGACGCCTCAAACCTGGATAACGCCGCCGCTTTCCAGCAATACCAGCAGGCGCAAGGCGAGTTGTCGTCCGCCCTGTCGCGGCTGCTGGTGACGGTCGAGGCCTATCCCCAGCTTCAGGCCAATCAGAACTTCCTGACCCTGCAGTCACAACTGGAAGGCACCGAAAACCGCATCGCCGTGGCGCGGCGCGACTACAACGAGGCCGTGCGCGACTACAATACGTCGCTGCGCACCTTCCCGACCGTGATCTGGGCCAAGACCCTGCACGGCGGCTCCAAGCCCATGCAGCTGTTCACCGCCACCGCCGAGGCCCAGAGCGCCCCAAGCGTGAACTTCAACCTCGGCGTTCCAGGGGCTCAACCCGGAGGCGGCGCGCCCGCGACCACGCCGGGGGCCGCTCCCGGTTCGACGCCGCCCACAGCCGCGCCTGCTCCGGCGGCCTGA
- a CDS encoding TPM domain-containing protein encodes MTPSALAVRERPSPGPLGPGLIPALLLVLVLWLAALPAFAAEIRFPALTGRVVDDAQLLTPEQEQALTGKLATLEQQTGDQLVVVTLPSLQDQEIEDFGYQLGRHWGIGQKENDGGALLIVAPNERKVRIEVGYGLEGVLTDAYSSLIIRNDILPAFRQGDYAAGIIAGTDAVIAQLTADPADAQARAAEAKSAASERQKPILPALIIFLIFFFLFISLVGAAAGGRRRRGGKGGDGLTPILIWAASEALKNQGRGGGDWGGGGGFGGGGGGFGGGGGGFGGGGASGGW; translated from the coding sequence ATGACCCCTTCCGCCCTCGCCGTGAGGGAGCGCCCCAGTCCCGGCCCGCTTGGACCGGGACTGATCCCGGCGCTTCTGCTGGTGCTCGTCCTGTGGTTGGCGGCGCTGCCGGCCTTCGCCGCCGAGATCCGGTTCCCCGCCCTGACCGGGCGGGTGGTCGACGACGCCCAACTGCTGACGCCGGAGCAGGAACAGGCCCTGACCGGCAAGCTGGCGACGCTGGAGCAGCAGACCGGCGATCAACTGGTCGTCGTCACCCTGCCCTCGCTGCAGGATCAGGAGATCGAGGACTTCGGCTATCAACTGGGTCGTCACTGGGGCATCGGCCAGAAGGAAAACGACGGCGGCGCCCTGCTGATCGTCGCGCCGAACGAGCGCAAGGTGCGGATCGAGGTCGGCTATGGGCTGGAAGGCGTGCTGACCGACGCCTATTCCTCGCTGATCATCCGCAACGACATCCTGCCGGCCTTCCGCCAGGGCGACTATGCGGCCGGCATCATCGCCGGGACCGACGCCGTCATCGCCCAACTGACCGCCGATCCCGCTGACGCCCAGGCCCGCGCGGCCGAGGCGAAGAGCGCGGCCAGCGAGCGTCAAAAGCCCATCCTGCCTGCGTTGATCATCTTCCTGATCTTCTTCTTCCTGTTCATCAGCCTTGTCGGGGCTGCGGCGGGCGGCAGGCGGCGTCGTGGCGGCAAGGGCGGCGACGGCCTGACCCCCATCCTGATCTGGGCCGCCAGCGAGGCGCTGAAGAACCAAGGTCGTGGAGGCGGCGACTGGGGCGGAGGCGGAGGCTTCGGCGGAGGTGGCGGTGGATTTGGCGGCGGCGGCGGCGGCTTCGGCGGCGGCGGCGCCTCGGGGGGATGGTGA
- a CDS encoding TPM domain-containing protein: protein MVMQFTTDDHARVARAIAQAEANTSGEIFCVVARQVSSYRDVSLAWAAAAALLLPLGLIPLGFGAHWLPNLANLGSADWQAAHAAAREVEIGQALAAYALVQAAVFVSVFLLSLIPTVRRLLTPVPLRRTRVRRAAMQQFLAHGLHVTQARTGVLIFAALADHQVEVIADEGIHACVSPEVWADAVAALTAGLRRDQPVEGMEQAIALCGQVLAEQFPPRPADINEVPDRLVVI, encoded by the coding sequence ATGGTGATGCAGTTCACAACCGACGACCACGCCCGCGTCGCCCGGGCCATCGCCCAGGCCGAGGCGAACACCTCGGGCGAGATCTTCTGCGTCGTGGCGCGGCAGGTGTCCTCCTATCGCGACGTCAGTCTGGCCTGGGCGGCGGCGGCGGCCCTGCTGTTGCCGCTGGGCCTGATCCCTCTCGGCTTCGGCGCCCACTGGCTGCCCAACCTTGCCAACCTCGGCAGCGCTGACTGGCAGGCCGCCCACGCCGCCGCGCGCGAGGTCGAGATCGGACAGGCCCTGGCCGCCTACGCCCTGGTTCAGGCGGCGGTCTTCGTCAGCGTCTTTCTGCTGAGCCTGATCCCCACGGTACGCCGTCTGCTTACTCCCGTCCCCTTGCGCCGCACCCGCGTGCGCCGCGCGGCCATGCAGCAGTTCCTGGCCCACGGCCTGCACGTCACACAGGCGCGCACCGGGGTGCTGATCTTCGCCGCCCTGGCGGATCATCAGGTCGAGGTCATCGCCGACGAGGGCATCCATGCCTGCGTCAGCCCCGAGGTCTGGGCCGACGCCGTCGCCGCCCTGACCGCCGGCCTGCGTCGAGATCAACCGGTCGAGGGCATGGAACAGGCCATCGCCCTGTGCGGTCAGGTTCTGGCGGAACAGTTTCCGCCGCGACCCGCTGATATCAACGAGGTCCCCGACCGTCTGGTTGTCATCTAG
- a CDS encoding endonuclease/exonuclease/phosphatase family protein → MPRLVTYNVHRCVGVDRKLDVARIAAVIAELEPDIVCLQELDVGRARTNGVDQAHAIAERLAMGFRFHPAMTIEAELYGDAILTARPEKLIRAAALPTLPNLRGLEPRGALWSAIDFDGTILNVFNTHFGLVPREQRLQAAALVGPDWLGDPRCTGPTLLTGDFNATSITRPYQALTKRLADAQRELGLKPSVKTFPSSFPAIRIDHCFVSPEIRVTKAMTPLHPLARTASDHLPLVIDFEFQPGV, encoded by the coding sequence ATGCCCAGACTCGTCACCTATAACGTACACCGCTGCGTCGGCGTCGACCGCAAGCTGGACGTGGCGCGCATCGCGGCCGTCATCGCCGAGCTGGAGCCGGACATCGTCTGCCTGCAGGAACTGGACGTCGGCCGCGCCCGCACCAACGGCGTGGATCAGGCCCATGCCATCGCCGAGCGTCTGGCGATGGGCTTCCGCTTCCATCCGGCCATGACCATCGAGGCCGAGCTGTATGGCGACGCCATCCTGACGGCGCGGCCCGAGAAGTTGATCCGCGCCGCCGCCCTGCCGACCCTGCCCAATCTGCGGGGGCTTGAGCCGCGCGGCGCCCTGTGGTCGGCTATCGACTTCGACGGGACCATTCTGAACGTCTTCAACACCCATTTCGGTCTGGTGCCGCGCGAGCAGAGGCTGCAGGCGGCGGCTCTGGTCGGGCCGGACTGGCTGGGCGATCCGCGCTGCACGGGGCCGACCCTGCTGACCGGCGACTTCAACGCCACCTCGATCACCCGCCCCTATCAGGCCCTGACGAAACGGCTGGCCGACGCCCAGCGCGAGCTGGGCCTGAAGCCCTCGGTGAAGACCTTCCCATCCAGCTTCCCGGCCATCCGCATCGATCACTGCTTCGTCAGCCCGGAGATCAGGGTGACGAAGGCCATGACGCCGCTGCATCCGCTGGCGCGCACGGCCTCGGACCACCTGCCCCTAGTCATCGATTTCGAATTTCAGCCCGGCGTCTGA
- a CDS encoding phospholipase D-like domain-containing protein, giving the protein MRERGDDSYEGSLLEPGRDCWRVATARRFTPLMENNAYFDALASSLQKAKKSIVVLGWQFDPRTRLDPESPLTDRRGEIGHQLRMLVRHRPDLDIRLLIWKSPLLIAASQGFYPHRAQGWFRKRMVEFRLDKPGILGACHHQKVVVIDDKVAFCGGGDIATDRWDTDEHLDFDPRRCQPSGLFSAPRHEVMSVMDGAAARALGDLARERWFRATWERTLPDETDEDPWPDGVEPALTDVPVGIARTEPRVRGRPEVRENEALHLESIRRAKRLIYLENQYFTSPVIAAALAERLAEPEGPEIVLVSTGRSPSWFDGLTMDTARAEVLYRLEQADRYNRFFAFSPRTVEGERIIVHAKMSIIDDRLLRIGSTNLNNRSQGLDTECDVAAEPTTEAGRDVVRRFRQRSIGHFIGVSGEDFAQAEAVMGSVGRAVLTFGSDRMTLLGSTPPSAIERMIAEWQLGDPASSMDAWRPWKRLNRSHRPRLTGPQTPG; this is encoded by the coding sequence ATGAGGGAACGGGGCGACGACAGCTACGAGGGCAGCCTTCTGGAGCCGGGGCGCGACTGCTGGCGCGTGGCGACGGCGCGCCGGTTCACGCCGCTGATGGAGAACAACGCCTATTTCGACGCCCTGGCCTCGTCGTTGCAGAAGGCGAAGAAGTCCATCGTCGTCCTGGGCTGGCAGTTTGACCCGCGCACCCGACTGGACCCGGAGTCGCCGCTGACCGACCGACGCGGCGAGATCGGCCATCAGTTGCGGATGCTGGTGCGCCACAGACCCGATCTGGATATTCGCCTGCTGATCTGGAAGTCGCCTCTGCTGATCGCGGCGTCACAGGGTTTCTATCCTCATCGCGCCCAGGGTTGGTTCCGCAAGCGAATGGTGGAGTTCCGGCTCGACAAGCCCGGCATCCTCGGCGCCTGCCACCATCAGAAGGTCGTCGTCATCGACGACAAGGTGGCCTTTTGCGGCGGCGGCGACATCGCCACCGACCGCTGGGACACGGACGAGCATCTGGATTTCGATCCCCGTCGCTGTCAGCCCTCGGGCCTGTTCAGCGCGCCCCGTCATGAGGTGATGAGCGTCATGGACGGCGCGGCGGCCCGCGCCCTGGGGGATCTGGCGCGCGAGCGCTGGTTCCGCGCCACCTGGGAACGCACCTTGCCGGACGAGACTGATGAGGACCCCTGGCCGGACGGGGTCGAGCCGGCCCTGACCGACGTGCCGGTCGGGATCGCCCGCACCGAACCGCGCGTGCGCGGTCGGCCTGAGGTGCGCGAGAACGAGGCCCTGCATCTGGAATCCATCCGCCGGGCGAAACGCCTGATCTATCTGGAGAACCAGTATTTCACCTCGCCGGTCATCGCCGCCGCCCTGGCCGAGCGGCTGGCCGAGCCGGAAGGGCCGGAAATTGTTCTGGTCTCGACCGGACGCAGCCCCAGCTGGTTCGACGGCCTGACCATGGACACGGCTCGCGCTGAGGTTCTGTATCGGCTGGAACAGGCCGATCGCTACAACCGCTTCTTCGCTTTCAGCCCGCGCACGGTCGAGGGCGAGCGGATCATCGTCCACGCCAAGATGTCGATCATCGACGACCGGCTGCTGCGCATCGGCTCCACCAATCTGAACAACCGCTCGCAGGGCCTGGATACCGAGTGCGACGTGGCGGCCGAACCGACGACCGAAGCGGGGCGCGACGTGGTGCGGCGCTTCCGTCAGCGCTCCATCGGCCACTTCATCGGCGTCTCGGGCGAGGACTTTGCCCAGGCCGAGGCCGTCATGGGCTCGGTAGGCCGGGCTGTCCTGACCTTCGGCTCGGACCGGATGACCCTGCTCGGTTCGACCCCGCCGTCGGCGATCGAGCGGATGATCGCCGAATGGCAGCTGGGCGACCCCGCTTCCTCGATGGACGCCTGGCGGCCGTGGAAGCGGTTGAACCGCTCGCATCGCCCCCGACTGACGGGACCTCAGACGCCGGGCTGA